A genomic segment from Agelaius phoeniceus isolate bAgePho1 chromosome 2, bAgePho1.hap1, whole genome shotgun sequence encodes:
- the ZBTB20 gene encoding zinc finger and BTB domain-containing protein 20: protein MTERIHSINLHNFSNSVLETLNEQRNRGHFCDVTVRIHGSMLRAHRCVLAAGSPFFQDKLLLGYSDIEIPSVVSVQSVQKLIDFMYSGVLRVSQSEALQILTAASILQIKTVIDECTRIVSQNVGDVYPVIQDSGQETPRGTPESGTSGQSTDTESGYLQSHSQHSVDRIYSALYACSMQNGSGERSFYSGAVVSHHETALGLPRDHHIEDPSWITRIHERSQQMERYLSTTPETTHCRKQPRPVRIQTLMGNIHIKQEMEDDYDYYGQQRVQILERNESEECTEDTDQAEGTESEPKGESFDSGVSSSIGTEPDSMEQQFMAGLGRDGQQEPTQADQNDVPADGTQPQQQQQQHVDANSSSPERSNDVEMDSKVLTVNNSTEKGALQPSVSTSVAQPLPTTQIYLRQTETLTSNLRMPLTLTSNTQVIGTAGNTYLPALFTTQSAGSGPKPFLFSLPQPLAGQQTQFVTVSQPGLSTFTAQLPAPQPLAPSAGHSTAGGQGEKKPYECTLCNKTFTAKQNYVKHMFVHTGEKPHQCSICWRSFSLKDYLIKHMVTHTGVRAYQCSICNKRFTQKSSLNVHMRLHRGEKSYECYICKKKFSHKTLLERHVALHSATNGTPGATGTGARAVPAGVVACTEGTTYVCSVCPAKFDQIEHFNDHMRMHVSDG from the exons ATGACAGAGCGCATTCATAGCATCAACCTTCACAACTTCAGCAATTCTGTGCTTGAGACCCTCAACGAGCAGCGCAACCGTGGCCACTTCTGTGACGTGACGGTCCGCATCCACGGGAGCATGCTGCGCGCCCACCGCTGCGTGCTGGCGGCTGGCAGCCCCTTCTTCCAGGacaagctgctgctgggctaCAGCGACATCGAGATCCCCTCAGTGGTGTCGGTCCAGTCTGTGCAAAAGCTCATTGATTTCATGTACAGCGGGGTGCTGCGGGTGTCCCAGTCAGAGGCCCTCCAAATCCTCACAGCTGCCAGCATCCTGCAGATCAAGACTGTGATTGATGAGTGCACAAGGATTGTCTCACAAAATGTGGGCGATGTCTACCCAGTGATTCAGGATTCTGGCCAAGAGACACCCAGGGGAACACCTGAATCAGGCACCTCGGGGCAGAGCACTGACACAGAGTCTGGCTACCTGCAGAGCCATTCACAGCACAGCGTGGACAGGATCTATTCAGCCCTCTATGCCTGTTCCATGCAAAATGGCAGTGGGGAGCGCTCGTTTTACAGTGGAGCTGTGGTCAGCCACCATGAGACAGCCCTGGGACTCCCCAGGGACCATCACATAGAAGACCCCAGCTGGATTACCCGGATCCATGAACGGTCGCAGCAGATGGAGCGGTACCTCTCCACCACTCCAGAGACCACACACTGCCGGAAGCAGCCCCGCCCTGTCCGAATCCAAACCCTGATGGGCAACATCCATATTAAACAGGAGATGGAGGATGACTATGACTACTACGGCCAACAGAGGGTGCAGATCCTTGAGCGCAATGAGTCTGAGGAATGCACTGAGGACACTGACCAAGCAGAAGGCACTGAGAGCGAGCCCAAAGGGGAGAGTTTTGACTCGGGTGTCAGTTCCTCCATTGGCACTGAGCCTGATTCCATGGAGCAGCAGTTTATGGCTGGTCTGGGCCGGGATGGGCAGCAAGAACCTACTCAAGCAGATCAAAATGAtgtccctgctgatggcactcagccgcagcagcagcagcagcaacatgTAGATGCCAACTCTTCCTCACCAGAGAGAAGCAATGACGTTGAAATGGACAGCAAAGTGCTCACAGTCAATAACAGCACCGAAAAGGGGGCTTTGCAGCCTTCTGTCAGCACATCTGTTGCCCAACCATTGCCAACCACACAGATCTACTTACGCCAGACAGAAACCCTCACCAGCAATCTGAGGATGCCACTGACTCTGACCAGCAACACTCAGGTCATTGGCACAGCTGGCAACACCTACCTGCCTGCCCTTTTCACCACGCAGTCTGCTGGCAGTGGCCCTAAGCCTTTTCTCTTCAGCCTGCCCCAGCCTTTAGCTGGCCAACAGACACAGTTTGTGACagtgtcccagcctggcctgtcAACCTTTActgcccagctgccagccccacagcccttgGCCCCGTCTGCGGGCCACAGCACAGCGGGTGGGCAAGGCGAAAAAAAGCCTTACGAGTGCACTCTCTGTAACAAGACTTTCACCGCCAAACAGAACTACGTCAAGCACATGTTTGTACACACAG GTGAGAAACCACACCAATGCAGCATCTGTTGGCGCTCCTTCTCTTTAAAGGATTACCTAATCAAACACATGGTGACACACACTGGCGTGAGGGCCTACCAGTGCAGTATCTGCAACAAGCGCTTCACCCAGAAGAGCTCCCTTAATGTGCACATGCGTCTCCACCGTGGGGAGAAGTCCTACGAGTGCTACATCTGCAAGAAGAAGTTCTCCCATAAGACCCTGCTGGAGAGGCAtgtggctctgcacagtgcCACCAACGGCACGCCTGGAGCCACCGGCACCGGCGCGAGGGCTGTCCCCGCCGGCGTGGTGGCCTGCACGGAGGGGACCACGTACGtctgctctgtctgtccagctAAGTTTGACCAAATCGAGCATTTCAACGACCACATGAGGATGCATGTGTCAGACGGATAA